Proteins from one Penaeus vannamei isolate JL-2024 unplaced genomic scaffold, ASM4276789v1 unanchor916, whole genome shotgun sequence genomic window:
- the LOC113827002 gene encoding E3 ubiquitin-protein ligase Hakai isoform X1, with translation MADKKNKRRGKHAMATNTRSTSGTNGNPRQRTPQNRGDSPADDSSRKDDGEYEEQRRSRGRGRGRGRPRGRARGPPRGLRVNKRNKIESEEEEEEPAPPPVDENEPPKAKQYDQDCDISSLEAPTFTTLDRGPPAPMLRLSWDHPVNLIGEKVLSPRIHICDTCNKPILIYGRMIPCKHVFCLWCARGEDRVCARCGERVARVEQIGLGTVFMCNYNINKTVCKRTYLSQRDLQAHIDHRHMKVPGATGLPKEEMKEERLSHRDPRGEGRDTRTDPRGDIRQDPRAMSDPRVSKEGYEHRDSYSSSQFSRQGSGQFGSNHGQSHQTAGNHQASSHHISVIPVMTTARTNLITVPLQDQPEHSSHSSFQHSGPSHPTPPHPPPHMPPTHPPPTHSFTSPPPAHSQPPRSHPQPPPYSSSFSTAYSTQPPQYTYPPNPAAPPPPSPNVPPPPYSNVTPAVPPPTTYVNRSQYDGQYSTAQWSTPPPQTPPSHPPGPPLHHPPPPSAQSSQYYRKNF, from the exons ATGGGGAGTATGAGGAGCAGCGACGCAGCCGCGGccgggggaggggacgagggaggccAAGAGGACGAGCACGAGGACCTCCTAGGGGTCTGCGTGTCAACAAGAGAAATAAG atagagagtgaggaagaggaagaagaaccagCTCCTCCGCCTGTAGATGAGAATGAACCTCCCAAAGCAAAACAGT ATGACCAAGATTGCGACATATCATCGCTTGAGGCTCCAACCTTCACCACGCTGGACAGAGGACCTCCTGCTCCCATGCTTCGGCTGTCCTGGGACCATCCGGTCAACCTCATTGGCGAGAAGGTCTTGTCCCCACGGATCCATATCTGCGACACCTGCAATAAGCCTATCCTCATCTACGGAAGAATG ATACCCTGTAAGCACGTATTTTGCCTTTGGTGTGCCCGTGGGGAAGACCGTGTGTGTGCGAGATGTGGAGAGCGTGTGGCCAGAGTGGAGCAGATAGGCCTTGGAACGGTATTCATGTGCAActacaatataaataaaactgTTTGCAAACGCACATACTTATCTCAGAGGGATCTCCAG GCTCACATAGACCACCGGCACATGAAAGTGCCTGGGGCAACAGGTCTGccaaaggaagagatgaaagaagagcgTTTGAGCCACAGAGACCcaaggggagaaggcagggacaCGAGAACTGATCCGAGGGGAGACATCAGACAAGACCCAAGGGCTATGTCAGATCCCAGGGTGAGCAAGGAAGGCTACGAACACAGGGACTCCTATTCCAGCTCTCAGTTCTCCCGGCAGGGTTCAGGGCAGTTTGGTTCTAATCACGGGCAGTCTCACCAAACGGCAGGCAACCACCAGGCATCCTCTCATCATATTTCAGTGATTCCTGTAATGACAACAGCCAGGACCAATCTCATCACCGTCCCACTACAGGACCAGCCAGAACACTCGTCACACTCCTCCTTCCAACATTCTGGGCCATCACATCCAacaccaccacacccaccaccTCACATGCCCCCTACGCATCCTCCCCCAACTCACTCCTTCACCAGTCCACCCCCAgctcactctcagcctccccgttcccacccccaacccccaccttactcctcttcctttagCACAGCTTATAGTACTCAGCCCCCACAGTATACATACCCTCCAAACCCagctgcccccccaccccccagccccaaTGTGCCGCCTCCACCATACTCAAATGTGACACCTGCTGTTCCTCCCCCAACCACTTACGTCAACAGATCTCAGTATGACGGGCAGTACTCCACCGCACAGTGGTCTACTCCTCCACCACAGACACCTCCTTCACATCCCCCTGggccccctctccaccaccctcccccaccttcagcTCAGTCCAGCCAATATTACAGGAAAAATTTCTaa
- the LOC113827002 gene encoding E3 ubiquitin-protein ligase Hakai isoform X2, producing the protein MEENGEYEEQRRSRGRGRGRGRPRGRARGPPRGLRVNKRNKIESEEEEEEPAPPPVDENEPPKAKQYDQDCDISSLEAPTFTTLDRGPPAPMLRLSWDHPVNLIGEKVLSPRIHICDTCNKPILIYGRMIPCKHVFCLWCARGEDRVCARCGERVARVEQIGLGTVFMCNYNINKTVCKRTYLSQRDLQAHIDHRHMKVPGATGLPKEEMKEERLSHRDPRGEGRDTRTDPRGDIRQDPRAMSDPRVSKEGYEHRDSYSSSQFSRQGSGQFGSNHGQSHQTAGNHQASSHHISVIPVMTTARTNLITVPLQDQPEHSSHSSFQHSGPSHPTPPHPPPHMPPTHPPPTHSFTSPPPAHSQPPRSHPQPPPYSSSFSTAYSTQPPQYTYPPNPAAPPPPSPNVPPPPYSNVTPAVPPPTTYVNRSQYDGQYSTAQWSTPPPQTPPSHPPGPPLHHPPPPSAQSSQYYRKNF; encoded by the exons ATGGGGAGTATGAGGAGCAGCGACGCAGCCGCGGccgggggaggggacgagggaggccAAGAGGACGAGCACGAGGACCTCCTAGGGGTCTGCGTGTCAACAAGAGAAATAAG atagagagtgaggaagaggaagaagaaccagCTCCTCCGCCTGTAGATGAGAATGAACCTCCCAAAGCAAAACAGT ATGACCAAGATTGCGACATATCATCGCTTGAGGCTCCAACCTTCACCACGCTGGACAGAGGACCTCCTGCTCCCATGCTTCGGCTGTCCTGGGACCATCCGGTCAACCTCATTGGCGAGAAGGTCTTGTCCCCACGGATCCATATCTGCGACACCTGCAATAAGCCTATCCTCATCTACGGAAGAATG ATACCCTGTAAGCACGTATTTTGCCTTTGGTGTGCCCGTGGGGAAGACCGTGTGTGTGCGAGATGTGGAGAGCGTGTGGCCAGAGTGGAGCAGATAGGCCTTGGAACGGTATTCATGTGCAActacaatataaataaaactgTTTGCAAACGCACATACTTATCTCAGAGGGATCTCCAG GCTCACATAGACCACCGGCACATGAAAGTGCCTGGGGCAACAGGTCTGccaaaggaagagatgaaagaagagcgTTTGAGCCACAGAGACCcaaggggagaaggcagggacaCGAGAACTGATCCGAGGGGAGACATCAGACAAGACCCAAGGGCTATGTCAGATCCCAGGGTGAGCAAGGAAGGCTACGAACACAGGGACTCCTATTCCAGCTCTCAGTTCTCCCGGCAGGGTTCAGGGCAGTTTGGTTCTAATCACGGGCAGTCTCACCAAACGGCAGGCAACCACCAGGCATCCTCTCATCATATTTCAGTGATTCCTGTAATGACAACAGCCAGGACCAATCTCATCACCGTCCCACTACAGGACCAGCCAGAACACTCGTCACACTCCTCCTTCCAACATTCTGGGCCATCACATCCAacaccaccacacccaccaccTCACATGCCCCCTACGCATCCTCCCCCAACTCACTCCTTCACCAGTCCACCCCCAgctcactctcagcctccccgttcccacccccaacccccaccttactcctcttcctttagCACAGCTTATAGTACTCAGCCCCCACAGTATACATACCCTCCAAACCCagctgcccccccaccccccagccccaaTGTGCCGCCTCCACCATACTCAAATGTGACACCTGCTGTTCCTCCCCCAACCACTTACGTCAACAGATCTCAGTATGACGGGCAGTACTCCACCGCACAGTGGTCTACTCCTCCACCACAGACACCTCCTTCACATCCCCCTGggccccctctccaccaccctcccccaccttcagcTCAGTCCAGCCAATATTACAGGAAAAATTTCTaa